Proteins from one Staphylococcus saprophyticus subsp. saprophyticus ATCC 15305 = NCTC 7292 genomic window:
- the rpsK gene encoding 30S ribosomal protein S11, with amino-acid sequence MARKQVSRKRRVKKNIENGVAHIRSTFNNTIVTITDEFGNALSWSSAGALGFKGSKKSTPFAAQMASETASKTAMEHGLKSVEVTVKGPGPGRESAIRALQSAGLEVTAIRDVTPVPHNGCRPPKRRRV; translated from the coding sequence ATGGCACGTAAACAAGTATCTCGTAAACGTAGAGTGAAAAAGAATATTGAAAATGGTGTGGCACACATCCGTTCAACATTCAATAATACAATCGTAACTATTACTGATGAATTTGGTAATGCGTTATCATGGTCATCAGCAGGTGCATTAGGATTTAAAGGTTCAAAAAAATCAACTCCATTTGCAGCTCAAATGGCATCAGAAACTGCTTCAAAAACAGCTATGGAACATGGTTTAAAATCTGTTGAAGTTACTGTAAAAGGTCCAGGTCCTGGTCGTGAATCAGCTATCCGTGCGTTACAATCAGCTGGATTAGAAGTAACTGCAATCCGTGACGTTACTCCAGTACCACATAATGGTTGTCGTCCGCCAAAACGTCGTCGCGTATAA
- the rpmJ gene encoding 50S ribosomal protein L36, with protein MKVRPSVKPICEKCKVIKRKGKVMVICSNPKHKQRQG; from the coding sequence ATGAAAGTAAGACCATCAGTAAAACCAATTTGCGAAAAATGTAAAGTCATTAAACGTAAAGGTAAAGTAATGGTAATTTGTAGCAACCCAAAACATAAACAAAGACAAGGTTAA
- the infA gene encoding translation initiation factor IF-1, translating into MAKQDVIELEGTVLDTLPNAMFKVELENGHEILAHVSGKIRMNYIRILPGDKVTVEMSPYDLTRGRITYRYK; encoded by the coding sequence ATGGCTAAACAGGATGTAATTGAATTAGAAGGTACTGTATTAGATACTTTACCAAATGCAATGTTTAAAGTAGAATTAGAAAATGGTCATGAAATTTTAGCTCACGTAAGTGGTAAAATTAGAATGAATTATATTCGTATTCTACCTGGCGACAAAGTAACAGTAGAAATGTCTCCGTATGATTTAACACGCGGAAGAATTACGTATCGTTATAAATAA
- the rplQ gene encoding 50S ribosomal protein L17: protein MGYRKLGRTSDQRKAMLRDLATSLIVSERVETTEARAKELRSVVEKLITLGKKGDLASRRQAAKTLRNVEILNEDETVQTALQKLFGEVAERYTERQGGYTRILKVGPRRGDGAESVIIELV, encoded by the coding sequence ATGGGTTACAGAAAATTAGGTCGTACTTCTGATCAACGTAAAGCGATGTTACGTGACTTAGCTACTTCACTTATCGTTAGTGAACGTGTTGAAACTACAGAAGCGCGTGCAAAAGAATTACGTAGTGTTGTTGAAAAATTAATCACTTTAGGTAAAAAAGGCGATTTAGCTTCACGTCGTCAAGCAGCTAAAACTTTACGTAATGTTGAAATCTTAAACGAAGATGAAACAGTACAAACTGCATTACAAAAATTATTCGGTGAAGTTGCTGAACGTTATACAGAACGTCAAGGCGGTTACACTCGTATTCTTAAAGTAGGTCCTCGTCGCGGCGATGGTGCTGAATCAGTAATTATTGAATTAGTTTAA
- the secY gene encoding preprotein translocase subunit SecY has translation MFVTLVSFFKTKEVRNKIFFTLAMLVIFKIGTYIPAPGVNPAAFDSQQGSQGVTDLLNTFGGGALKNFSIFAMGIMPYITASIVMQLLQMDIVPKFSEWAKQGDAGRKKLNNVTRYFAIVLAFIQSIGMAFQFNNYLKGQLIMDQSILSYLLIAVVLTAGTAFLIWLGEQITQFGVGNGISIIIFAGILSSLPSSLIQFYQQAFVGQDDTSMAWLKVIALIIGMILLTVGAIYVLQAIRKIPIQYAKKQSAQRLGSQATYLPLKVNSAGVIPVIFAMAFFLLPRTLTLFFPDASWAQKVSDVANPSNNIGMIVYVVLIIAFTYFYAFVQVNPEKMADNLKKQGSYVPGIRPGEQTKKYITRVLYRLTFVGSIFLAVIAILPIIATKVMSLPQSIQVGGTSLLIVIGVAIETMKSLEAQVSQKDYRGFGGR, from the coding sequence ATGTTTGTAACGCTTGTGAGCTTCTTTAAAACAAAAGAAGTTCGTAACAAGATCTTTTTTACTCTCGCAATGTTAGTTATTTTTAAAATAGGTACTTATATTCCAGCACCTGGTGTTAACCCAGCTGCTTTTGACAGTCAACAAGGTTCTCAAGGTGTCACTGACTTGTTAAATACATTTGGTGGCGGAGCCTTGAAGAACTTTTCTATCTTTGCCATGGGTATAATGCCTTATATTACTGCGTCAATCGTAATGCAGTTATTACAAATGGATATTGTTCCGAAGTTTTCAGAGTGGGCAAAACAAGGTGATGCAGGTAGAAAGAAACTTAATAACGTAACGCGTTATTTTGCTATTGTACTTGCTTTTATCCAATCTATTGGGATGGCTTTCCAATTTAATAATTATTTAAAAGGTCAATTGATCATGGATCAATCGATTCTTAGTTATTTATTAATCGCTGTTGTTTTAACAGCTGGAACAGCATTCTTAATATGGTTAGGTGAACAAATCACTCAATTCGGTGTTGGTAATGGTATTTCCATTATCATCTTCGCTGGTATTTTGTCTTCATTACCTTCATCACTAATCCAGTTTTATCAACAGGCCTTTGTTGGCCAAGATGATACTTCTATGGCTTGGTTGAAAGTAATTGCCTTAATTATTGGAATGATATTATTAACGGTTGGTGCAATATATGTACTACAAGCTATTCGTAAAATTCCAATTCAATATGCGAAGAAACAATCAGCACAACGATTAGGTTCACAAGCAACATATTTACCTTTGAAAGTTAACTCTGCAGGTGTTATCCCAGTTATCTTTGCAATGGCATTCTTCTTGTTACCAAGAACATTGACATTGTTTTTCCCTGACGCAAGTTGGGCGCAAAAGGTATCAGACGTGGCAAATCCATCGAATAACATTGGTATGATTGTGTACGTTGTACTCATCATAGCATTTACTTACTTCTATGCATTTGTACAAGTTAATCCTGAAAAGATGGCAGATAACCTGAAGAAACAAGGAAGTTATGTTCCAGGTATTAGACCTGGCGAACAAACCAAAAAATATATTACTAGAGTTCTCTATCGTTTAACTTTTGTCGGATCAATATTCTTAGCTGTAATAGCGATTCTGCCAATTATTGCAACGAAAGTAATGAGCTTACCACAGTCTATTCAGGTTGGTGGTACGAGCTTACTAATTGTAATTGGTGTAGCGATTGAAACAATGAAAAGTCTAGAAGCTCAAGTGAGCCAAAAAGATTATAGAGGCTTTGGTGGTAGATAA
- a CDS encoding energy-coupling factor transporter ATPase translates to MTVKFSQVSYVYQKGTPFEHVALRDIETTFQQGKYYAVIGQTGSGKSTLIQHFNGLLKPSTGKLQIDDITITHKTKDKVLKQIRKRIGVVFQFPESQLFEDSVEREILFGPKNFNMPIDEVKARAYKLLIDFGFSRDILQQSPFQMSGGQMRKIAITSILAMDPDIVILDEPTAGLDPKSRDQIMKMIKKLQVEQNKTIILVTHEMNDVAKYVDEIKIMKQGQLVEECSPRKLFSDTNYVNQLHLDVPDVVKLQRDIEDKYQYYFNKIALTEDEFIDMYKEWQEDER, encoded by the coding sequence ATGACAGTCAAATTTAGTCAAGTAAGTTATGTATATCAAAAGGGTACCCCATTTGAACATGTAGCTTTAAGGGATATTGAAACTACATTTCAACAAGGGAAATATTACGCAGTCATAGGTCAAACTGGTTCTGGTAAATCGACATTAATCCAGCATTTTAATGGTTTACTTAAACCTTCTACCGGTAAATTGCAAATCGATGATATAACCATTACCCATAAAACTAAGGATAAAGTATTGAAACAAATTCGTAAGCGTATCGGTGTTGTGTTCCAATTTCCTGAATCACAACTCTTTGAAGATTCAGTAGAAAGAGAAATATTGTTTGGTCCAAAAAACTTTAATATGCCTATAGATGAAGTGAAAGCACGTGCATATAAGCTATTAATCGATTTTGGTTTTAGTAGAGATATATTGCAGCAATCACCTTTTCAGATGTCTGGTGGTCAGATGCGAAAAATTGCTATAACATCTATATTGGCTATGGATCCAGATATCGTTATATTAGATGAACCTACGGCTGGACTTGATCCAAAAAGTAGAGATCAAATAATGAAAATGATTAAAAAACTGCAAGTAGAACAAAATAAAACAATCATACTTGTGACACACGAAATGAATGATGTTGCAAAATATGTGGATGAAATAAAAATAATGAAACAAGGTCAACTCGTCGAAGAATGCTCACCTAGAAAGTTGTTTAGTGATACGAATTATGTTAATCAATTGCATTTAGATGTTCCAGATGTTGTAAAATTGCAAAGAGATATTGAGGATAAATATCAATATTATTTCAATAAAATAGCATTAACAGAAGATGAATTTATTGATATGTATAAGGAGTGGCAAGAAGATGAAAGATAA
- a CDS encoding energy-coupling factor transporter ATPase — MDTHDNIITFNHVRFKYNSDEPLALNDVSFGIPKGKWTSIVGHNGSGKSTIAKLMVGIEKPSDGHIYFRNQCINQQNLSDLRQHIGIVFQNPENQFVGSTVAFDVAFGLENNSVSYDDMQRIVPKALEDVEMLDRADYEPQSLSGGQKQRVAIAGVLALNTDVIILDEATSMLDPAGRKELISLIHRLKEEKEVTIISITHDLTEAAEADYLVVLNDGEVYQTGKPHDVFNDGDGLTEIGLDLPFSIRMARTLLGSTDFITYEGLVKKI, encoded by the coding sequence ATGGATACGCATGACAATATTATTACATTTAACCATGTTAGATTTAAATATAATAGTGATGAGCCACTTGCGTTAAATGATGTATCTTTTGGCATTCCAAAAGGGAAATGGACTTCAATTGTTGGTCATAATGGTTCTGGTAAATCTACGATTGCAAAATTAATGGTCGGTATTGAAAAACCTAGTGATGGGCATATTTATTTTCGTAATCAATGTATTAACCAACAAAATTTGAGTGATTTGAGACAGCATATAGGCATTGTCTTTCAAAATCCAGAAAATCAGTTTGTGGGTTCTACAGTAGCGTTCGATGTCGCTTTTGGACTTGAAAATAATAGCGTCTCATATGACGATATGCAACGTATAGTGCCCAAAGCGTTGGAAGACGTTGAAATGTTAGATAGAGCAGATTATGAGCCACAGTCACTCTCTGGTGGTCAAAAACAACGGGTTGCAATTGCTGGTGTTCTTGCACTAAATACAGATGTAATTATATTGGATGAGGCAACGTCTATGTTAGATCCTGCAGGAAGAAAAGAACTTATTAGTTTAATCCATCGCTTGAAAGAAGAAAAAGAGGTTACAATCATTTCTATTACACATGACTTAACTGAAGCTGCAGAAGCAGATTATTTAGTTGTCTTAAATGATGGTGAAGTATATCAAACAGGTAAGCCGCATGATGTATTTAATGATGGAGACGGTTTGACGGAAATTGGGTTAGATTTACCTTTTTCTATTCGCATGGCACGTACTTTGTTGGGGAGCACGGATTTTATAACTTATGAAGGGCTGGTAAAAAAAATATGA
- the truA gene encoding tRNA pseudouridine(38-40) synthase TruA, translating to MRVLVNISYQGSQFLGFQIQQHGRTIQQQFEKILKRMHKHEVRIHPSSRTDRGVHAIEQYFHFDTELNIPEQQWQYAMNRALPDDIYVNDVSFVNDDFHCRYDCVGKSYRYKIYQSAHKDPFLCGLKTYVPEQLDIEKMNMAAQHFIGTHDFTGFCSQKTEVESKIRTLYESRIEKTESGFDYIVTGSGFLYNMVRVLIAFLIEVGKGKREPQEVPQLLEARDRNQVPFTAPAEGLYLEKIYLTPNELIQDFGNNIKIHQKKSSQNL from the coding sequence ATGCGAGTCTTAGTTAATATTTCATACCAAGGGAGCCAGTTTCTTGGTTTCCAAATTCAGCAACACGGAAGAACCATTCAACAGCAATTTGAAAAGATATTAAAACGCATGCATAAGCATGAGGTAAGAATACATCCAAGTAGTAGAACCGACAGAGGCGTACATGCGATTGAACAGTATTTTCATTTTGATACAGAATTAAATATTCCAGAACAGCAATGGCAATATGCAATGAACCGTGCGCTACCAGATGATATTTATGTCAATGATGTTTCTTTTGTTAATGATGATTTTCATTGTAGATATGATTGCGTTGGAAAATCTTATCGTTATAAGATTTATCAATCAGCCCATAAAGATCCATTTCTTTGTGGATTAAAAACTTATGTGCCTGAACAGTTAGATATTGAAAAGATGAATATGGCAGCTCAACATTTTATAGGCACACATGATTTCACAGGCTTTTGTTCTCAGAAGACTGAGGTTGAAAGTAAGATAAGAACATTATATGAAAGTCGCATAGAAAAGACAGAAAGTGGCTTTGACTATATTGTCACAGGCTCTGGATTCCTATATAATATGGTACGTGTGTTAATTGCATTTTTAATAGAAGTGGGTAAAGGCAAGAGAGAACCACAAGAGGTCCCACAGTTATTAGAAGCAAGAGATCGTAATCAAGTTCCCTTTACCGCACCGGCTGAAGGATTGTACTTAGAGAAGATTTATTTAACACCCAATGAATTAATTCAAGACTTTGGTAATAATATAAAAATACATCAAAAAAAATCATCACAAAATCTTTAA
- the rplM gene encoding 50S ribosomal protein L13: MRQTFMANESNIERKWYVIDAEGKTLGRLSSEVAAILRGKNKVTYTPHVDTGDYVIVINASKIHFTGNKERDKMYYRHSNHPGGIKSISAGELKANNPERLLENSIKGMLPSTRLGEKQGKKLFVYGGAEHPHTAQQPENYELRG; the protein is encoded by the coding sequence ATGCGTCAAACATTTATGGCTAATGAATCAAACATTGAGCGCAAATGGTATGTTATTGATGCTGAAGGTAAAACACTTGGTCGTTTATCATCAGAAGTAGCAGCTATTTTACGCGGTAAAAATAAAGTAACTTATACACCACACGTTGATACAGGTGATTACGTAATCGTCATCAACGCTTCAAAAATCCATTTCACTGGTAATAAAGAGCGCGATAAAATGTACTATCGTCACTCTAACCACCCAGGTGGAATTAAATCAATTTCAGCTGGTGAGTTAAAAGCGAATAACCCAGAACGTTTACTTGAAAATTCAATTAAAGGAATGCTACCAAGCACTCGTTTAGGTGAAAAACAAGGTAAAAAATTATTTGTATATGGTGGCGCTGAACATCCACACACTGCACAACAACCAGAAAACTACGAGTTACGTGGTTAA
- the rpsI gene encoding 30S ribosomal protein S9, whose protein sequence is MAQVEYRGTGRRKNSVARVRLVPGEGNITVNGRDVRSYLPFESLILDINQAFDVTETKGNYDVLVNVQGGGFTGQAQAIRHGISRALLEADPEYRGSLKRAGLLTRDPRMKERKKPGLKKARRSPQFSKR, encoded by the coding sequence TTGGCACAAGTTGAATATAGAGGCACAGGCCGTCGTAAAAACTCAGTAGCACGTGTACGTTTAGTACCAGGCGAAGGTAATATTACTGTAAACGGTCGCGATGTACGTAGCTATTTACCATTCGAATCATTAATTTTAGACATTAACCAAGCATTCGATGTAACAGAAACTAAAGGTAACTATGATGTATTAGTTAACGTTCAAGGTGGAGGATTTACTGGACAAGCTCAAGCAATCCGTCACGGAATTTCTCGTGCATTATTAGAAGCTGATCCTGAATACAGAGGTTCTTTAAAACGCGCTGGATTACTTACTCGTGACCCACGTATGAAAGAACGTAAAAAACCAGGTCTTAAAAAAGCTCGTCGTTCACCACAATTCTCAAAACGTTAA
- a CDS encoding energy-coupling factor transporter transmembrane component T family protein, whose amino-acid sequence MKDKFIIGRYLPLNTIIHHLDPRAKLIFVFLFIVLIFFAHSFGTYLWLFILIISIMKLAHIKFWFLIKGLTPIWIFLIFTFLMHLFLTKGGSRIFEIGFISIDIQGILEGIYIVLRLMFIIMISTIMTLSTSPIDLTDAFERLLSPLKIVKIPVHQLSMMMSIALRFIPTLMNELDKIILAQKSRGSEISSGGLINRIKAFIPLLIPLFISAFQRAEDLAIAMEVRGYDTQKIRTSYRRLEWQFKDTITLILIIPIAIILFGLKYLGV is encoded by the coding sequence ATGAAAGATAAGTTTATAATTGGACGCTATCTTCCTTTAAATACAATTATCCATCATTTGGATCCTAGAGCTAAATTAATATTTGTATTTTTATTTATTGTGTTAATATTTTTTGCACACTCATTTGGAACATATTTATGGTTATTTATTTTGATAATTAGCATTATGAAATTAGCACATATAAAATTTTGGTTCTTAATTAAGGGATTAACACCAATATGGATATTTTTAATATTTACCTTTCTTATGCATTTATTTCTAACTAAAGGTGGTTCACGCATATTTGAAATAGGATTTATTTCTATAGATATACAGGGTATTCTAGAAGGTATCTATATTGTACTTAGACTGATGTTTATTATCATGATATCAACGATTATGACCTTAAGTACAAGTCCGATAGATTTGACTGATGCGTTCGAACGATTATTATCACCGCTTAAAATTGTTAAAATACCAGTACATCAATTGAGTATGATGATGTCCATTGCACTTAGATTTATACCAACATTAATGAATGAATTAGATAAAATTATTTTAGCGCAAAAATCACGTGGTTCAGAAATAAGTTCAGGTGGACTTATTAACAGAATCAAAGCATTTATACCCTTACTTATCCCATTATTTATTTCAGCTTTCCAAAGAGCAGAAGATTTAGCTATAGCCATGGAAGTAAGAGGGTACGATACTCAAAAAATACGTACCAGCTATCGCAGATTAGAGTGGCAGTTTAAGGATACAATTACATTAATTTTGATTATACCCATTGCCATTATATTATTTGGTTTAAAATATTTAGGAGTGTAA
- a CDS encoding DNA-directed RNA polymerase subunit alpha, giving the protein MIEIEKPRIETIEISEDAKFGKFVVEPLERGYGTTLGNSLRRILLSSLPGAAVKYIEIEGVLHEFSAIDNVVEDVSTIIMNIKKLALKIYSEEDKTLEIDVKDEGDVTASDITHDSDVEILNPEIKIATVSKGGHLKIRLVANKGRGYALAEQNKTSDLPIGVIPVDSLYSPVERVNYTVENTRVGQSSDFDKLTLDVWTNGSITPQESVSLAAKILTEHLNIFVGLTDEAQNAEIMIEKEEDQKEKVLEMSIEELDLSVRSYNCLKRAGINSVQELADKSEADMMKVRNLGRKSLEEVKYKLEDLGLGLRKED; this is encoded by the coding sequence ATGATTGAAATCGAAAAACCTAGAATTGAAACAATTGAAATTAGTGAAGATGCTAAATTCGGTAAGTTCGTTGTTGAACCACTAGAACGTGGCTACGGTACTACACTAGGAAACTCCTTACGTCGTATCCTACTATCTTCATTACCAGGTGCAGCCGTTAAGTACATTGAGATCGAAGGCGTATTACACGAATTCTCAGCAATAGACAATGTCGTTGAAGATGTATCTACAATTATTATGAACATCAAAAAACTAGCATTGAAAATCTATTCTGAAGAAGATAAAACTTTAGAAATTGATGTTAAAGATGAAGGCGATGTAACTGCAAGTGACATTACTCATGATAGTGATGTTGAAATTTTAAATCCTGAGATTAAAATTGCAACAGTTTCAAAAGGTGGACATTTAAAAATCCGTCTAGTTGCTAACAAGGGTAGAGGTTACGCATTAGCAGAACAAAACAAAACTAGTGATTTACCAATTGGTGTAATTCCAGTCGACTCACTTTATTCTCCAGTTGAACGTGTTAACTACACTGTAGAAAACACACGTGTGGGTCAAAGTAGTGATTTTGATAAATTGACATTGGATGTTTGGACAAATGGTTCAATCACACCACAAGAGTCAGTTTCATTAGCTGCAAAAATCTTAACTGAACACTTGAATATCTTCGTTGGATTAACTGATGAAGCACAAAATGCTGAAATCATGATTGAAAAAGAAGAGGATCAAAAAGAAAAAGTACTTGAAATGTCTATTGAAGAATTAGACTTATCAGTACGTTCATACAATTGCTTAAAACGTGCAGGTATCAACTCTGTTCAAGAATTAGCTGATAAATCTGAAGCAGATATGATGAAAGTACGTAATTTAGGTCGTAAATCTTTAGAAGAAGTTAAGTATAAACTTGAAGACCTAGGTTTAGGTTTAAGAAAAGAAGATTAA
- the rpsM gene encoding 30S ribosomal protein S13, producing MARIAGVDIPREKRIVISLTYVYGIGTTTANKIAEEANVSPETRVKDLTDDELGRIREIVDNYKVEGDLRREQNLNIKRLMEISSYRGIRHRRGLPVRGQKTKNNARTRKGPVKTVANKKK from the coding sequence ATGGCACGTATTGCAGGAGTAGATATTCCACGTGAAAAACGTATTGTTATTTCATTAACTTATGTGTATGGTATCGGTACTACTACAGCTAACAAAATTGCTGAAGAAGCTAACGTATCACCAGAAACACGCGTTAAAGATTTAACTGATGATGAATTAGGTCGTATCCGTGAAATTGTTGACAACTATAAAGTAGAAGGTGACTTACGTCGTGAGCAAAACTTAAACATTAAACGTTTAATGGAAATCTCATCATACCGTGGTATCCGTCACCGTCGTGGATTACCAGTTCGCGGACAAAAAACAAAAAACAATGCTCGTACTCGTAAAGGCCCAGTTAAAACTGTAGCTAACAAGAAAAAATAA
- a CDS encoding adenylate kinase, with product MNIILMGLPGAGKGTQASEIVKKFPIPHISTGDMFRKAIKDETDLGKEAKSYMDRGELVPDEVTVGIVKDRISEDDAKKGFLLDGFPRTIEQAEALSNIMKELDREIDAVINIEVPEEELMNRLTGRRICEKCGTTYHLVFNPPKVDGICDLDGGKLYQREDDNPETVANRLNVNVKQSKPILEFYDNKNVLKNIDGSRDIKVVTNDVIDILEDLK from the coding sequence ATGAATATCATTTTAATGGGTTTACCTGGTGCAGGTAAAGGAACTCAAGCGAGTGAAATTGTTAAGAAATTCCCAATTCCACACATATCTACTGGTGACATGTTCAGAAAAGCGATTAAAGATGAAACGGATTTAGGTAAAGAAGCTAAATCGTACATGGATCGTGGAGAATTAGTCCCTGATGAAGTTACTGTGGGTATCGTTAAAGATAGAATATCTGAAGACGATGCGAAAAAAGGATTCTTACTTGACGGCTTTCCTCGTACTATTGAACAAGCTGAAGCATTAAGTAATATCATGAAAGAATTAGATAGAGAAATTGATGCTGTTATCAATATAGAGGTACCTGAAGAAGAATTAATGAACCGCCTCACTGGTCGTAGAATCTGTGAGAAATGCGGAACAACTTATCATCTTGTATTCAATCCTCCAAAAGTTGATGGTATTTGTGATCTTGACGGTGGTAAATTATATCAACGTGAAGATGACAACCCAGAAACAGTTGCTAATCGTTTAAACGTCAATGTAAAACAATCTAAACCTATCTTAGAATTCTATGATAATAAAAATGTTTTGAAAAACATTGATGGTTCTAGAGATATTAAAGTCGTTACAAACGACGTCATTGATATCTTAGAAGATTTAAAATAA